Proteins co-encoded in one Natronorubrum daqingense genomic window:
- a CDS encoding precorrin-8X methylmutase, with protein sequence MTEGERLKTDGGQEYEREYADLGATTQNAMDIAETSMDIVRQFVPDETLGDRIRQKSVHSMGDIEFQHLIEFTGSDDLGDDEDAPVRAGARAVLEESTIVTDITMSKAGITGRGHDCEKRKAIGNGAELAKETGMTRTAASVLELDKQGVYDGSIAVVGNAPTAAFALADCIENGTRPAAVVATPVGFVKAEESRQRIREISEEFDVPAITNVGRRGGSGLAAALTNELIHVAKDVRTDELELELTADERGDQNGGHEDGEDA encoded by the coding sequence ATGACTGAGGGTGAGCGACTCAAAACCGACGGCGGCCAGGAGTACGAGCGGGAGTACGCCGACCTCGGAGCCACGACCCAGAACGCGATGGATATCGCTGAGACGAGCATGGACATCGTCCGGCAGTTCGTTCCCGACGAGACGCTGGGCGACCGCATCCGCCAGAAGTCGGTCCACTCGATGGGCGACATCGAGTTCCAGCACCTGATCGAATTTACGGGGAGTGACGACCTCGGCGACGACGAAGACGCGCCAGTTCGTGCCGGCGCGAGGGCCGTCCTCGAGGAGTCGACCATCGTCACCGACATCACGATGTCCAAAGCCGGCATTACAGGGAGAGGCCACGACTGCGAGAAGCGCAAGGCAATCGGCAACGGCGCCGAACTGGCGAAAGAGACGGGGATGACCCGAACGGCCGCATCAGTGCTCGAACTCGACAAGCAGGGCGTCTACGACGGCTCGATTGCCGTGGTTGGCAACGCGCCGACGGCCGCGTTCGCGCTCGCGGACTGTATCGAAAACGGCACCAGGCCCGCCGCCGTCGTCGCCACCCCCGTCGGCTTCGTCAAGGCCGAGGAGAGCCGACAGCGCATCCGCGAGATCAGCGAGGAGTTCGACGTACCGGCGATCACGAACGTCGGCCGTCGCGGCGGCAGCGGACTGGCGGCCGCGCTGACGAACGAACTGATTCACGTCGCGAAAGACGTGCGGACTGACGAACTCGAGTTGGAACTAACGGCCGACGAGCGGGGCGATCAAAACGGCGGACACGAGGACGGCGAGGACGCATGA
- a CDS encoding cobalt-precorrin-7 (C(5))-methyltransferase, whose protein sequence is MSGEYDLESGPDPATFAAGTAEPDIDEGSDDPVYAVGVGPGNQEFLTPRGRRAIREADVVVGFTTVVEFVEDLTDADLLTCGYKDEAEALETFGERVAAGESGTAVAMGDPNHSGYQFVGKVQDAVEREDLDTPVRVVPGISSIQLAASRARTPMEDTEFVTLHKSGDLEADMDRLAGAVVTDGRHLLALPRPYDRMPGDLARFLLEEGADPELEALVLEKLTHEDETIHRFTLAELSAHAGGDGPEETPFSDLVVLAVRQPV, encoded by the coding sequence ATGAGCGGCGAGTACGACCTCGAGTCGGGGCCGGACCCGGCGACGTTCGCGGCCGGGACGGCGGAGCCGGATATCGACGAGGGGAGCGACGACCCGGTCTACGCCGTGGGCGTCGGCCCCGGGAATCAGGAGTTCCTCACGCCTCGAGGGCGGCGCGCGATTCGCGAGGCGGACGTCGTCGTCGGCTTTACGACCGTCGTCGAGTTCGTCGAGGACCTGACCGACGCCGACTTGCTGACCTGTGGCTACAAGGACGAAGCGGAGGCCCTCGAGACGTTCGGCGAGCGCGTCGCAGCGGGCGAGTCGGGCACCGCCGTCGCGATGGGCGACCCGAACCACTCGGGCTACCAGTTCGTCGGGAAGGTACAGGACGCGGTCGAGCGAGAGGACCTGGATACTCCGGTTCGCGTCGTTCCCGGCATCTCCTCGATCCAGTTGGCCGCCAGTCGTGCTCGAACGCCGATGGAAGACACCGAGTTCGTGACCTTACACAAGAGCGGCGACCTCGAGGCCGATATGGACCGGTTAGCCGGCGCTGTCGTGACGGACGGCCGGCATCTGCTCGCGTTGCCCCGACCCTACGATCGAATGCCCGGCGACCTCGCCCGGTTCCTGCTCGAGGAAGGGGCCGACCCGGAACTCGAGGCGCTGGTGCTCGAGAAGTTGACCCACGAGGACGAGACGATTCACCGGTTTACCCTGGCGGAGCTGTCGGCACACGCGGGCGGGGACGGCCCCGAGGAGACGCCGTTTTCGGATCTGGTCGTACTCGCCGTTCGCCAGCCGGTGTAG
- a CDS encoding DUF1802 family protein yields MNDTDTRTATTDARPALKERAGVVNALLEGTQTVLVRHPTLDPGTIDEPFVLYPSYSHQEPARYQSRYEGYYHRASTKPDAGVPIRAVAEVCEEHAVSSDDLEALARHYVYTPEGLRDKYDPDDDLRVLVLRVSELESPRLIEEQGSYRGCRAWISLVEAVDVSLESATPVLDDATFSERTAAVRDALD; encoded by the coding sequence ATGAACGATACCGACACACGGACCGCGACGACCGACGCGAGACCCGCACTGAAAGAGCGCGCCGGCGTCGTGAACGCGCTGCTCGAGGGCACTCAGACGGTACTCGTTCGCCACCCGACGCTCGATCCGGGAACGATCGACGAGCCGTTCGTGTTGTACCCCTCCTACAGCCATCAGGAGCCGGCTCGGTACCAGTCTCGGTACGAAGGTTACTACCATCGTGCGAGTACAAAGCCAGACGCGGGAGTCCCAATTCGAGCCGTCGCCGAGGTTTGCGAGGAGCACGCCGTCTCGAGTGACGACCTCGAGGCTCTCGCCAGACACTACGTCTACACTCCTGAAGGCCTGCGAGACAAGTACGACCCAGACGACGACCTCCGCGTACTGGTACTTCGAGTGAGCGAACTCGAGTCCCCTCGCCTCATCGAGGAACAAGGCAGTTATCGTGGCTGTCGGGCCTGGATCTCCCTCGTGGAGGCTGTCGACGTGTCCCTCGAGTCGGCAACGCCGGTGCTCGACGACGCAACGTTTTCGGAGCGGACGGCGGCTGTTCGCGACGCCCTCGACTAA
- a CDS encoding cobyrinic acid a,c-diamide synthase translates to MNGFVLGGVSSGVGKTVATLSIVQALEDAGYSVQPAKAGPDFIDPSHHEAIAGRPSRTLDLWLCGEDGLERNYQRGEGDICVVEGVMGLYDGDGSSTAMVAEALDVPVVLVVDAKAGMESVAATALGFQQYADAAGRDIEVAGIVAQRAHGGRHEQGIRDALPDDLEFFGRIPPNPDLEIPDRHLGLEMGEEAALPREALREAAGTLEAERLAAMASEPAPPETPSESRPSVDARVAVADDAAFCFRYPATLERFRERAELVTFSPVAGDPVPECDGVYLPGGYPELHAEALESAGTLSELGRRASEGLPVLGECGGLMAMSQSLTTVEGESHEMAGILPADVTMHERYQALDHVELEASTGTLTAPAGETIRGHEFHYSSASVDADARFAFETVRGDGIDGEHDGLLEYDSLGTYVHVHAESGAFDRFLEALDA, encoded by the coding sequence ATGAACGGATTCGTCCTCGGCGGTGTCAGCTCCGGTGTCGGGAAAACGGTCGCGACGCTCTCTATCGTCCAAGCACTCGAGGACGCGGGCTATTCGGTACAGCCGGCGAAAGCCGGGCCTGACTTCATCGATCCGAGCCACCACGAGGCAATTGCAGGTCGGCCCTCACGAACGCTCGACTTGTGGCTCTGCGGGGAGGACGGTCTCGAGCGGAACTACCAGCGCGGCGAGGGAGACATTTGTGTCGTCGAGGGCGTGATGGGACTCTACGACGGCGACGGCTCGAGCACGGCGATGGTCGCCGAGGCGCTCGACGTTCCCGTCGTGCTCGTCGTCGACGCGAAGGCGGGCATGGAAAGCGTGGCTGCGACGGCGCTGGGGTTCCAACAGTACGCCGACGCCGCCGGTCGAGACATCGAGGTGGCCGGTATCGTCGCCCAGCGCGCGCACGGCGGTCGCCACGAGCAGGGGATTCGCGACGCGCTTCCGGACGATCTCGAGTTCTTCGGGCGGATCCCGCCGAACCCCGACCTCGAGATTCCGGATCGGCACCTGGGCCTCGAGATGGGCGAGGAAGCCGCGCTGCCGCGAGAGGCGCTCCGGGAGGCCGCGGGGACGCTCGAGGCGGAACGACTGGCCGCGATGGCGAGCGAACCGGCCCCACCCGAGACGCCCTCGGAATCGAGACCGTCGGTCGACGCGCGCGTCGCCGTCGCCGACGACGCGGCCTTTTGCTTTCGGTATCCCGCGACGCTCGAGCGATTCCGCGAGCGAGCGGAACTCGTGACGTTCTCGCCGGTTGCGGGTGATCCGGTGCCCGAGTGTGACGGCGTTTACCTGCCCGGCGGGTATCCCGAACTCCACGCGGAGGCGCTCGAGTCGGCGGGGACGCTCTCGGAACTCGGCAGGCGGGCGAGCGAAGGACTCCCCGTTCTCGGCGAGTGTGGCGGGCTGATGGCGATGAGCCAGTCGCTGACGACTGTCGAGGGCGAGAGCCACGAGATGGCGGGCATCCTCCCCGCGGACGTCACCATGCACGAGCGCTATCAGGCGCTGGATCACGTCGAACTCGAGGCGAGTACGGGAACGCTGACTGCACCAGCAGGCGAGACGATCCGCGGTCACGAGTTCCACTACTCGAGTGCGTCGGTCGACGCCGACGCCCGCTTCGCGTTCGAGACGGTTCGCGGCGACGGTATCGACGGCGAACACGACGGGCTACTGGAGTACGATTCGCTGGGAACCTACGTCCACGTCCACGCCGAGAGCGGCGCGTTCGATCGGTTTCTCGAGGCACTCGACGCGTAA
- a CDS encoding ribonucleotide-diphosphate reductase subunit beta — protein MPIEYSNREKSYELYRKGKQEGTWDPDHYDLEDDKEDWEQFSEAEQNRFLATCAGFYDGEEDVTRTLAPYMMALDALDNDEMPFDTVQEEMYLAQQVYEEAKHTDLFSRYFEEVFGTQNTDPYREGGYQEHGYSTDNLYDTADELLAAINSGDQQELVYSLGEAYLNYMGIVEAQLARSGYLSFDQMIDLKAKEMGRDIVLESFQESIGKVRQDETRHIENGRWVMKQLAIAEPDIVQDVYEPRIEEYVENRLLADVPMEMPFEGYDQAKIGKQTTQYLQDTIDYIGRERFEEYSDVRQVVQTARAAD, from the coding sequence ATGCCAATTGAGTACAGTAACCGTGAGAAGTCCTACGAGCTCTACCGAAAGGGCAAGCAGGAGGGAACCTGGGACCCGGATCACTACGACCTCGAGGACGACAAGGAAGACTGGGAACAGTTCAGTGAAGCCGAACAGAACCGGTTTCTGGCGACCTGTGCCGGCTTTTACGACGGCGAAGAGGACGTTACGCGAACGCTCGCGCCGTACATGATGGCCCTCGACGCGCTCGACAACGACGAGATGCCCTTCGACACCGTCCAGGAGGAGATGTATCTGGCCCAGCAGGTTTACGAGGAGGCCAAACACACGGACCTGTTCAGTCGGTACTTCGAGGAGGTCTTCGGGACGCAGAATACCGATCCCTACCGCGAAGGGGGCTACCAAGAACACGGATACAGCACTGACAACCTGTACGACACCGCTGACGAACTGCTGGCGGCGATCAACAGCGGCGACCAGCAGGAACTGGTCTACTCGCTCGGCGAAGCCTACCTGAACTACATGGGCATCGTCGAGGCGCAACTCGCTCGCAGCGGTTACCTCTCGTTCGACCAGATGATCGATTTGAAGGCCAAAGAGATGGGCCGGGATATCGTCCTCGAGTCGTTCCAGGAGTCGATCGGAAAGGTCCGACAGGACGAGACGCGACACATCGAGAACGGGCGCTGGGTAATGAAACAACTCGCCATCGCCGAACCCGATATCGTCCAGGACGTCTACGAACCCCGAATCGAGGAGTACGTCGAGAACCGCCTGCTCGCGGACGTGCCGATGGAGATGCCCTTCGAGGGCTACGATCAGGCCAAAATCGGCAAGCAGACGACACAGTACCTGCAGGATACGATCGACTACATCGGTCGCGAGCGCTTCGAGGAGTACAGCGACGTCAGGCAGGTCGTGCAGACGGCACGCGCCGCGGACTGA
- the cbiT gene encoding precorrin-6Y C5,15-methyltransferase (decarboxylating) subunit CbiT, with translation MPPIALPHDAKAGPTKPEVRAVVHSKLALEDDDHFAEVGSCTGAITIDAARRAGDVTALERKAERLETTEKNLAANEESLRADVELRNAEAPEGLPDDADALFLGGSRNFEAVLDHAVDTEVDRIVMNVSRLEVAGKATEAFRERDILEEVVQFQVSHGYELAGATSFDSENPVYMLVGSATADSDGETEAEYQGENQ, from the coding sequence ATGCCACCCATCGCGCTCCCACACGACGCGAAGGCCGGACCCACCAAACCAGAGGTCCGCGCCGTCGTCCACTCGAAGCTCGCACTCGAGGACGACGACCACTTTGCGGAGGTCGGCTCCTGTACGGGAGCCATCACGATCGACGCCGCACGCAGAGCCGGAGACGTGACGGCCCTCGAGCGAAAGGCCGAGCGACTCGAGACGACGGAAAAGAACCTCGCGGCGAACGAGGAGTCGCTCCGAGCGGACGTCGAACTCCGAAACGCAGAAGCTCCGGAGGGATTGCCGGACGACGCTGACGCCCTCTTTCTGGGCGGCAGCCGGAACTTCGAGGCCGTTCTCGATCACGCCGTCGACACCGAGGTCGACCGAATCGTGATGAACGTCTCGCGACTCGAGGTCGCGGGGAAGGCGACGGAAGCCTTCCGCGAACGCGACATTCTCGAGGAAGTCGTCCAGTTTCAGGTGAGTCACGGCTACGAACTCGCCGGCGCGACGAGTTTCGACTCGGAGAATCCGGTGTACATGCTGGTCGGAAGCGCAACGGCGGATTCGGACGGCGAGACGGAAGCCGAGTACCAGGGTGAGAACCAGTGA
- a CDS encoding cobalt-factor II C(20)-methyltransferase, giving the protein MTLYGVGLGPGEADLVTVRGKQVLEEADVVYSPGRLSRSVALAHVDESKIGDLDFPMTKDEEKLRAAWKEAAAEIAPNAREGNVAFVTLGDPNVYSTFGHLRRTIDAFHPDVELEIVPGVSAVTAFATAMGVEIEAGAGLSLREAANGHSPTGPDRMICFKVTDAPATHEGLLEAGYDVTYGRRLFMEQGETLVTDDPEDIDERDYYTLAYAVKEDLEVEQATAAFEAEAESSERGASEDESTASEEPLADGGAVVTEEIAEGCTHGDCGGH; this is encoded by the coding sequence GTGACACTCTACGGCGTTGGACTCGGCCCCGGTGAGGCCGACCTCGTAACCGTTCGCGGGAAGCAGGTGCTCGAGGAGGCCGACGTGGTCTACTCGCCGGGTCGCCTCTCGCGAAGCGTCGCCTTAGCGCACGTCGACGAGTCGAAAATCGGGGATCTGGATTTCCCGATGACGAAAGACGAGGAGAAGCTTCGCGCGGCGTGGAAGGAGGCCGCGGCGGAGATCGCGCCAAACGCACGCGAGGGCAACGTCGCCTTCGTCACGCTGGGTGATCCGAACGTCTACTCGACCTTCGGGCACCTGCGCCGGACGATCGACGCCTTCCATCCCGACGTCGAGTTGGAGATCGTCCCCGGCGTCAGTGCGGTGACGGCCTTCGCGACCGCGATGGGCGTCGAGATCGAAGCCGGCGCGGGACTCTCGCTTCGCGAGGCCGCGAACGGCCACAGCCCGACGGGCCCGGATCGAATGATCTGCTTCAAGGTCACCGACGCGCCGGCGACCCACGAGGGGCTCCTCGAGGCGGGTTACGACGTGACCTACGGCCGTCGGCTGTTCATGGAGCAAGGAGAGACGCTGGTGACGGACGATCCCGAGGATATCGACGAACGCGATTACTACACGTTGGCGTACGCGGTGAAGGAGGATCTCGAGGTCGAGCAGGCGACGGCTGCCTTCGAGGCGGAGGCCGAAAGCAGCGAGCGTGGCGCGAGCGAGGACGAATCGACCGCGAGCGAGGAGCCGTTGGCAGACGGCGGAGCAGTAGTGACGGAAGAAATCGCCGAGGGTTGCACCCACGGCGACTGTGGAGGCCACTGA